In Selenomonas dianae, a genomic segment contains:
- the flgC gene encoding flagellar basal body rod protein FlgC, with protein MGMFLGIDAAASGLTAERLRMDVISNNIANANTTRAQGGGAYHRRYVVFQPREKGAGIGFESFLARASDRMRPGDGVRAVSIETDRTQGTLVYEPGHPDANAQGYVERPNVNIVSEMVDMISASRAYEANTTTINAAKSMVTAALRIGGGN; from the coding sequence ATGGGAATGTTTTTGGGAATTGATGCGGCGGCTTCCGGACTTACGGCTGAGCGGCTGCGCATGGACGTGATCTCCAATAATATCGCAAACGCGAACACGACGCGTGCACAGGGCGGAGGTGCCTATCACCGCCGCTATGTTGTGTTTCAGCCGCGCGAGAAGGGGGCGGGCATCGGCTTTGAGTCCTTCCTTGCGCGTGCTTCGGATCGTATGCGTCCGGGAGATGGTGTGCGTGCGGTGTCGATTGAGACGGATCGTACGCAGGGAACTCTCGTCTATGAGCCGGGACATCCGGATGCCAACGCACAGGGGTATGTAGAGCGACCGAACGTCAACATCGTCTCCGAGATGGTGGACATGATCTCGGCATCCCGTGCCTATGAAGCGAACACAACGACGATCAATGCGGCGAAGTCCATGGTGACCGCAGCACTTCGCATTGGCGGCGGCAACTGA
- the fliG gene encoding flagellar motor switch protein FliG produces the protein MPDMYGGGDLSNQQKAAILFIAIGPEYSAKLFQHMDDDEIEQLTLEIANQKQVSSALKAEVIAEFYSMCMAQDYISSGGLQYAQNVLEKALGPDKALEIINRLTTSLQVRPFDFLRKTDPAQLLNFIQNEHPQTIALIMAYLEPDQAAIVLGSLPPESQVEVTKRVAMMDRTSPDFIREVERVLERKLSSMVTQDFTTAGGIKAIVEVLNRVDRTTEKAIVETLEVDNPELAEEIKKLMFVFEDIVQIDDRSLQLVLRQVETKDLSLALKATPQEVAEKVFKNMSTRAADMLREEIEFMGPVKIRDVEEAQQKVVGVIRSLEDKGEIVISRGKGDEMIV, from the coding sequence ATGCCGGATATGTATGGCGGCGGTGATCTCAGCAATCAGCAGAAGGCAGCCATCCTCTTCATCGCCATTGGTCCTGAGTACTCGGCGAAGCTGTTTCAGCATATGGATGACGATGAAATCGAGCAGCTGACGCTTGAAATTGCGAACCAAAAACAAGTTTCCTCCGCACTCAAGGCAGAGGTCATTGCCGAGTTCTACTCCATGTGCATGGCACAGGATTACATTTCCTCGGGCGGTCTGCAATACGCGCAGAATGTCCTTGAGAAGGCGCTTGGACCCGATAAGGCGCTTGAGATCATCAATCGTCTTACGACGAGCCTACAAGTACGCCCCTTCGATTTTCTGCGGAAAACCGATCCCGCGCAGTTGCTCAACTTCATTCAGAACGAGCATCCGCAGACCATTGCGCTCATTATGGCGTATCTCGAACCGGATCAGGCGGCGATTGTCCTCGGTTCACTGCCGCCGGAGTCACAGGTTGAGGTGACGAAGCGTGTGGCGATGATGGATCGCACCTCGCCGGACTTCATCCGCGAGGTCGAGCGCGTGCTGGAGAGGAAGCTGTCGTCCATGGTGACGCAGGACTTCACGACGGCGGGCGGCATCAAGGCGATTGTCGAGGTGCTCAATCGCGTCGATCGTACAACAGAAAAGGCGATTGTGGAAACCCTTGAGGTCGACAATCCGGAGCTTGCCGAGGAAATCAAGAAGCTCATGTTCGTGTTCGAGGACATCGTTCAGATCGACGACCGTTCCCTGCAGCTCGTCCTGCGTCAGGTGGAGACCAAGGATCTCTCCCTCGCGCTCAAGGCAACGCCGCAGGAGGTCGCCGAGAAGGTGTTCAAGAATATGTCCACGCGTGCGGCCGATATGCTGCGTGAGGAAATCGAGTTCATGGGTCCTGTGAAGATTCGCGATGTGGAGGAGGCGCAGCAGAAAGTTGTTGGCGTTATCCGCTCACTTGAGGACAAGGGCGAGATCGTGATTTCGCGTGGCAAGGGAGACGAGATGATTGTCTAG
- a CDS encoding PHP domain-containing protein — translation MPSDLHIHSIFSDGRNTPVEIVEAAKAAGLRYISITDHDSVEAVTELYESGHYPAGSLRIIPGVGFSTGDGQHEAHILGYNIDIYNAGLQEKLEEISEARWIRFTEIVERLKNLGYEIGETEVLTDEGMCKAVGRSHVARVLVKKGYFDSIRICFDQLLRRGQPAYVPHFRISPEEIIHVIKGAGGIPVLGNPKVLDDEAYVEQLIALGIEGLEVFYPTYDHADTQHYMDVAQKHGLLVSGGSDYRGFAGREPDMIGKFTIEDIYAENFYRPPHIS, via the coding sequence ATGCCAAGCGATTTGCATATCCATTCGATCTTTTCCGACGGACGGAACACTCCCGTGGAGATCGTGGAAGCGGCAAAGGCTGCGGGGCTGCGCTATATCTCCATCACCGATCACGACAGTGTCGAGGCGGTCACGGAGCTGTATGAGAGCGGACATTACCCCGCAGGGAGCCTGCGCATCATCCCGGGCGTGGGGTTCAGTACAGGGGATGGGCAGCACGAGGCTCATATACTGGGCTATAACATTGATATTTACAACGCCGGACTTCAGGAGAAACTTGAGGAGATCAGTGAGGCGCGCTGGATTCGTTTTACGGAGATTGTCGAGCGTCTGAAAAATCTCGGCTATGAGATCGGTGAGACGGAAGTGCTGACGGACGAGGGGATGTGCAAGGCGGTCGGACGCTCCCATGTGGCACGTGTGCTTGTCAAGAAGGGGTATTTTGACTCCATACGCATATGCTTCGATCAGCTGCTGCGGCGTGGGCAGCCTGCCTATGTGCCGCACTTTCGCATTTCGCCGGAGGAGATCATCCATGTCATCAAGGGCGCAGGTGGGATTCCCGTGCTCGGAAATCCGAAAGTGTTGGACGATGAGGCCTATGTGGAGCAGCTCATTGCGCTCGGCATTGAGGGGCTTGAGGTGTTTTATCCGACTTACGACCACGCCGATACGCAGCATTATATGGACGTGGCACAAAAACATGGGTTGCTCGTTTCCGGCGGTTCGGACTATCGCGGTTTTGCGGGACGGGAGCCGGATATGATCGGGAAATTTACGATTGAGGACATCTACGCCGAGAACTTCTATCGGCCGCCGCATATCAGCTGA
- the fliF gene encoding flagellar basal-body MS-ring/collar protein FliF translates to MGEWKERGLAMWERFDKRQRYIMLGSALAILVLIFGVSFWYGGKPDMVPLFTDMETKDAGEVANQLREANISYEVQENKSGTTILVPTTNVHEARLNLATQGLPRGNKGFEIFDDSKLGVTEFQNRVNYLQALQGELTRTIEQLEAVEKARVHIVLPEDSLYKKEEKPATASIMLRLKPHAELTKKEVKGIVNLAAHSVKGLTPENITIVDDTGKIMNDPDDQDENSIGVKTLTQLDMTRKVQDNIEKKVQSLLDQTLGDGRAFARVSVELDFDDRLTDRQTFTPVVDDAGIIRSQQDISESYVGSSTNPGGPAGVQSNVPGYIAQESNANAEYEKQESTKNYEINEERQHVVASPGSIRRLTVAVLVNEDVTQPQQESILRTVSSAAGINPQRGDTISVEPLPFSTEAAERRAAEEQAEKDREDRIFYTQVGLALLVIALIVGGVLMYRRKKRLEREAAEEAQRAEEERLAEERAAAIAAGEVEEEELSEEEQQQLNQKAALLGLIETKPEEVALLVKTWLSEEE, encoded by the coding sequence ATGGGAGAGTGGAAAGAGCGCGGTCTTGCCATGTGGGAACGCTTTGACAAGCGTCAGCGCTACATCATGCTCGGTTCGGCACTCGCGATTCTCGTCCTCATCTTTGGTGTGAGCTTCTGGTATGGCGGAAAGCCCGATATGGTGCCGCTGTTCACCGACATGGAAACCAAGGATGCCGGCGAGGTTGCGAATCAGCTGCGTGAAGCGAACATCAGCTATGAGGTGCAGGAAAATAAATCGGGGACGACTATCCTTGTCCCAACGACGAATGTCCATGAGGCGCGGCTGAACCTCGCCACACAGGGACTCCCGCGTGGGAATAAGGGGTTTGAGATCTTTGACGACAGCAAGCTTGGCGTAACGGAGTTCCAGAACCGCGTCAACTATCTGCAGGCACTTCAGGGAGAACTGACGCGCACCATTGAGCAGCTTGAGGCGGTTGAGAAGGCGCGTGTTCACATTGTGCTGCCTGAGGACAGCCTCTATAAGAAAGAGGAGAAGCCGGCAACGGCATCCATCATGCTGCGCCTGAAGCCCCATGCAGAGCTGACAAAGAAAGAAGTCAAGGGCATTGTCAACCTTGCGGCGCACAGTGTCAAGGGGCTGACCCCTGAGAATATCACAATTGTTGATGATACCGGGAAGATCATGAACGATCCGGATGATCAGGACGAGAACTCCATCGGTGTCAAGACGCTCACGCAGCTTGACATGACGCGCAAGGTGCAGGACAACATCGAGAAGAAGGTGCAGTCCCTGCTCGACCAGACGCTCGGTGATGGCCGCGCATTTGCACGCGTCAGCGTGGAGTTGGACTTCGATGATCGTCTGACGGATCGCCAGACCTTTACGCCCGTTGTCGATGATGCGGGCATCATCCGCAGTCAGCAGGACATCTCCGAGAGCTATGTCGGCAGCTCGACGAACCCCGGCGGCCCTGCGGGCGTGCAGAGCAATGTTCCCGGATATATTGCGCAGGAATCGAATGCGAATGCCGAATATGAAAAGCAGGAATCGACGAAGAACTACGAGATCAATGAGGAGCGTCAGCACGTCGTCGCCTCTCCGGGATCCATCCGTCGTCTGACCGTCGCCGTTCTTGTCAATGAGGATGTGACGCAGCCCCAGCAGGAGAGTATCCTGCGCACGGTGAGCAGTGCGGCGGGCATCAACCCGCAGCGCGGCGATACGATCTCCGTCGAGCCGCTGCCGTTCAGCACCGAGGCGGCAGAGCGCCGCGCTGCGGAGGAACAGGCGGAGAAGGATCGCGAGGATCGTATCTTCTATACGCAGGTTGGTCTTGCACTTCTCGTGATCGCACTCATCGTCGGCGGCGTTCTCATGTACCGCCGTAAGAAGCGGCTCGAACGCGAGGCTGCCGAGGAGGCGCAGCGTGCGGAAGAAGAACGTCTTGCGGAAGAGCGTGCCGCAGCGATTGCAGCAGGCGAGGTCGAGGAAGAGGAACTCTCCGAGGAGGAGCAGCAGCAGCTGAACCAGAAGGCGGCACTGCTCGGCCTCATCGAAACGAAGCCCGAAGAGGTCGCTCTCCTCGTTAAGACGTGGCTTTCGGAGGAGGAGTAA
- the flgB gene encoding flagellar basal body rod protein FlgB produces MLEQLVNTSMLDIGSRAMAAASLRHEVLSNNIANVNTPNFKRSHVRFEDLLKQELGLAREPLMKVVRTHDRHLPIAPRGKAHGVIEQDEHTNMRLDGNNVDIDIEMAEVAKNQLYYSALATALGGHIGRLKSVITSGQGG; encoded by the coding sequence ATGCTTGAGCAGTTGGTAAATACCTCGATGCTGGATATTGGCAGCCGCGCAATGGCGGCGGCTTCTCTGCGCCACGAGGTGCTCAGCAATAACATCGCCAACGTGAACACACCGAACTTCAAGCGGAGTCATGTACGCTTTGAGGATTTGCTGAAGCAGGAGTTGGGGCTTGCACGTGAGCCGCTGATGAAGGTTGTGCGGACGCACGACCGGCATCTCCCGATTGCTCCGCGCGGCAAGGCACATGGTGTCATCGAGCAGGATGAACATACGAATATGCGCCTGGACGGGAACAATGTCGATATTGATATTGAGATGGCAGAGGTAGCAAAGAATCAGCTTTATTACAGTGCACTGGCAACGGCGCTCGGAGGACACATCGGCAGACTGAAAAGTGTCATTACGAGCGGTCAGGGCGGCTGA
- a CDS encoding FliH/SctL family protein, translated as MSRVIKAAVWEENPHLIDAPPPPPPPRAEGEEEGLTEEAVQNLLARIAEREQAMDERVKETEIRIAVLRGEAEEERERLLAEAHTKIEEECEAARARGHAEGFAAGHAEGEAAVREEMAEQIRQTNAQAEKTLRDAHDAIRDYVVNAEQDIVSIAMTAVERVLPQHFIDVPQMVLPVVRDAILRVKDQKEILVHVPPASYDFVLMARDELRSVLTAGDTNLTITSDEGLKPGDCLVETPNGSVDARLQTQIEQLKKAVREVML; from the coding sequence TTGTCTAGGGTTATCAAGGCAGCCGTCTGGGAAGAAAATCCGCATCTCATCGACGCACCGCCGCCTCCCCCGCCGCCCCGTGCGGAAGGCGAGGAGGAAGGGCTCACCGAGGAGGCTGTTCAGAATCTGCTGGCGCGCATTGCAGAGCGTGAGCAGGCGATGGACGAGCGCGTCAAGGAGACGGAGATCCGCATCGCCGTCCTTCGCGGGGAAGCAGAGGAGGAGCGGGAGCGGCTTCTCGCCGAGGCGCATACAAAAATCGAAGAGGAATGCGAGGCTGCACGCGCCCGTGGCCATGCGGAGGGCTTTGCTGCAGGTCATGCGGAGGGCGAGGCCGCTGTGCGTGAGGAGATGGCGGAGCAGATCCGCCAAACGAACGCACAGGCGGAGAAAACCCTGCGTGATGCGCATGATGCCATACGCGACTATGTGGTGAATGCCGAGCAGGATATTGTTTCGATTGCCATGACGGCAGTCGAGCGCGTGCTGCCGCAGCACTTCATCGATGTGCCGCAGATGGTTCTGCCCGTCGTACGCGATGCCATTCTGCGCGTCAAGGATCAGAAGGAAATTCTCGTCCATGTTCCGCCCGCAAGCTATGACTTTGTGCTCATGGCGCGGGATGAGTTGCGCTCCGTTTTGACGGCAGGGGATACGAACCTCACGATTACCTCCGATGAGGGGCTGAAGCCGGGCGATTGCCTCGTGGAAACTCCCAATGGCAGCGTGGATGCGCGCCTTCAGACACAGATCGAACAGCTCAAGAAGGCTGTGCGGGAAGTAATGTTATGA
- the fliI gene encoding flagellar protein export ATPase FliI — MNMSETGGNPPFSIDIHKFQDALRTASPMKLTGKVTQIIGLVIESQGPTVTVGELCYVSSHFVGQPPIPAEVVGFREGRVLLMPVGEMQGIGPGCEVIATGRRLRVKVGPELLGRVLDGLGNPIDGKGPILAKEEYPLQAPPPPPLTRPRIHDNLYVGVRAIDGLITLGDGQRIGIMAGSGVGKSTLLSMVARNTEADISVITLVGERGREVRDFIERDLGEEGLKRSVVVVATSDQPALVRIKGAMTGTAIAEYFRDQGNKVVLMMDSVTRFAMAQREVGLTIGEPPATRGYTPSVFAMLPRLLERAGTSEKGSITGIYTVLVDGDDMNEPIADAVRSILDGHIVLSRRIAAQNHFPAIDVLGSVSRVMYEVVDKSHLEAAQEMRQLMAVYAEAEDLIHIGAYVKGSSPKIDAAIQRIDGINTFLCQDIYEVTSYEETEQRLLAAVGKTAAPAASPESSAEETS, encoded by the coding sequence ATGAATATGAGTGAAACGGGGGGGAATCCCCCATTTTCCATAGATATCCATAAATTTCAGGATGCCCTGCGCACCGCCTCCCCGATGAAGCTGACGGGAAAGGTGACGCAGATCATCGGACTTGTCATTGAGTCGCAGGGACCGACGGTCACGGTGGGCGAGCTTTGCTATGTGAGCTCGCATTTCGTGGGACAGCCGCCGATCCCCGCCGAGGTGGTGGGCTTTCGTGAGGGTCGTGTCCTGCTCATGCCGGTCGGGGAGATGCAGGGCATCGGTCCCGGCTGTGAGGTTATCGCCACGGGGCGGCGTCTGCGCGTCAAGGTAGGTCCTGAACTCCTCGGACGTGTGCTCGACGGGTTGGGCAATCCGATCGACGGCAAGGGTCCGATCCTTGCCAAGGAAGAATATCCCTTGCAGGCACCGCCGCCGCCGCCGCTCACGCGTCCGCGTATTCACGACAATCTCTATGTCGGTGTGCGTGCGATCGATGGGCTGATAACGCTCGGCGACGGGCAGCGCATCGGCATTATGGCGGGCTCGGGGGTTGGAAAGTCCACGCTGCTCTCCATGGTCGCACGCAACACGGAGGCGGACATCAGCGTCATCACGCTCGTCGGGGAGCGCGGCCGTGAGGTGCGTGACTTTATCGAGCGCGATCTCGGCGAGGAGGGACTGAAACGTTCCGTCGTGGTTGTCGCGACCTCCGATCAGCCCGCACTCGTGCGCATCAAGGGAGCAATGACGGGGACGGCGATTGCGGAGTATTTTCGCGATCAGGGGAACAAGGTCGTACTCATGATGGACTCCGTGACCCGTTTTGCAATGGCGCAGCGCGAAGTCGGACTGACGATCGGCGAGCCGCCTGCGACACGCGGCTATACGCCGTCCGTCTTTGCAATGCTCCCGCGCCTTTTGGAGCGTGCGGGCACGAGCGAAAAGGGCTCGATCACGGGGATCTATACCGTTCTGGTGGACGGCGACGATATGAACGAACCGATTGCGGATGCCGTGCGCTCCATTCTTGACGGTCACATCGTCCTCTCGCGGCGGATTGCGGCGCAGAACCACTTCCCTGCGATTGACGTGCTTGGCAGTGTCAGCCGCGTTATGTATGAGGTCGTGGACAAAAGTCATTTGGAGGCGGCGCAGGAGATGCGTCAGCTGATGGCGGTCTATGCAGAGGCGGAGGATCTTATCCACATCGGCGCATATGTCAAGGGCTCAAGTCCGAAGATCGACGCGGCGATTCAGCGGATTGACGGGATCAACACGTTCCTCTGTCAGGATATTTACGAAGTGACCTCCTACGAGGAGACGGAGCAGCGACTGCTCGCGGCTGTGGGCAAGACTGCCGCCCCCGCGGCATCTCCGGAGTCGTCCGCTGAGGAAACGTCATGA
- the fliE gene encoding flagellar hook-basal body complex protein FliE: MEVQALQMTPVTMRATSHLGETVAKEPSKSFGTYLQDALSEVNKLQLASDEQNKLLAAGEVQDVSQVVVAGQKAEIALQLTLQLRNRAVAAYQEIMRMQV, encoded by the coding sequence ATGGAAGTACAAGCACTGCAAATGACCCCTGTGACGATGCGTGCGACCAGCCATCTGGGTGAGACCGTCGCGAAAGAGCCGTCCAAGAGCTTTGGCACATATTTGCAGGATGCGCTCTCCGAGGTAAACAAGCTGCAGCTGGCATCGGATGAGCAGAACAAGCTGCTTGCAGCCGGTGAAGTGCAGGATGTCTCTCAGGTCGTTGTGGCAGGGCAGAAGGCGGAGATCGCCCTGCAGCTGACGCTGCAGCTGCGCAACCGCGCCGTCGCTGCCTATCAGGAAATCATGCGGATGCAGGTATAA
- a CDS encoding TIGR00282 family metallophosphoesterase: MRIMLVGDVVGRAGRRAFRTITPRLRTERGIDVVIVNGENSAGGKGYTRKALDELYAGGADVVTSGNHVWDKKEVFDFVDDEPFLVRPANYPEGTPGHGYCIFPFRTAHIAVMNLSGRSFMPALDCPFQKADEILAEIMGKVDLVVLDFHAETTSEKLAMGYYLDGRASIVVGTHTHVQTADERILPGGTAYITDLGMVGPYDSILGVRKDAVIQKFRTGMPARFDMAEGAAEYAAVIVDIDPSGGRTPQIERVLLREQD; the protein is encoded by the coding sequence GTGCGCATTATGTTGGTCGGTGACGTTGTCGGTCGTGCGGGACGACGTGCGTTTCGTACGATCACCCCGCGTCTGCGCACGGAGCGCGGCATTGATGTCGTCATTGTCAACGGTGAAAACTCCGCCGGCGGCAAGGGCTATACACGCAAAGCACTGGATGAACTCTATGCGGGCGGTGCGGATGTTGTGACTTCCGGCAATCACGTCTGGGACAAGAAGGAGGTCTTTGATTTCGTCGATGACGAGCCGTTTCTCGTGCGCCCCGCGAACTATCCGGAGGGGACGCCGGGGCATGGCTACTGCATCTTCCCGTTTCGTACCGCGCATATTGCTGTGATGAATTTGTCGGGACGTTCCTTCATGCCGGCACTGGACTGCCCCTTTCAAAAGGCGGATGAGATCTTGGCGGAGATTATGGGTAAGGTGGATCTGGTCGTGCTGGACTTCCACGCGGAGACCACGTCGGAAAAACTTGCCATGGGATACTATCTGGATGGGCGTGCCTCCATCGTTGTCGGTACGCATACGCACGTGCAGACAGCGGATGAGCGTATCCTGCCCGGTGGAACGGCGTATATTACGGATCTCGGCATGGTCGGCCCCTATGATTCGATTCTGGGGGTGCGCAAGGATGCTGTGATTCAAAAGTTTCGGACGGGGATGCCCGCGCGTTTCGATATGGCGGAGGGAGCGGCGGAGTATGCTGCCGTAATTGTAGATATTGATCCCTCCGGTGGCAGGACACCGCAGATCGAGCGTGTACTCCTGCGTGAACAGGACTGA
- a CDS encoding Asp23/Gls24 family envelope stress response protein encodes MDVIALVGPSGTGKSHRALWVAQQNGADAIIDDGILIKDGKVIGGSSAKKEKNRIMAVRRAIFVLPGHASDVRRAIAESLPRRILLLGTSENMVQKIAKALRIGPVSKIIRIEDIASKKDMELAQYHRLKRGEHIIPVPTIELKPHFSGYLIDPIKSFFKTSSAKRRRLGERSIVHPVFSYYGKLVIDDSVIKNIVHIVAEALEEVYRVGHTHVKHLVNGDDDLGIMVSFEVVFSYGHAITEAMATLRRRLRTEIERMTGMVVHEIDILVKSIHVERGARTHARTAVSPSG; translated from the coding sequence ATGGATGTGATCGCCCTTGTCGGACCGAGCGGAACCGGCAAAAGCCACCGCGCCCTGTGGGTTGCTCAGCAGAACGGTGCAGATGCCATCATTGACGACGGTATTCTGATCAAGGATGGAAAGGTGATCGGCGGCAGTTCCGCAAAAAAGGAGAAGAACCGCATTATGGCTGTACGCCGTGCGATTTTCGTCCTACCGGGACACGCCTCCGATGTGCGTCGTGCCATTGCGGAGTCCCTTCCTCGGCGTATCCTTCTGCTCGGCACGTCGGAGAATATGGTGCAGAAGATCGCAAAGGCGCTCAGGATCGGACCTGTGAGCAAGATCATCCGCATTGAGGACATCGCTTCGAAAAAGGACATGGAACTGGCACAGTACCATCGTTTGAAGCGCGGCGAGCACATCATTCCCGTGCCGACGATTGAGCTGAAACCGCATTTCTCCGGGTATCTTATCGATCCGATCAAGAGCTTCTTTAAGACCTCCTCGGCAAAACGGCGCCGCCTCGGAGAGCGTTCCATTGTACATCCCGTGTTCAGTTACTACGGAAAACTTGTCATTGACGATTCGGTCATAAAGAACATCGTACACATTGTCGCTGAGGCGCTTGAGGAAGTGTACCGCGTCGGACATACGCATGTGAAGCATCTTGTCAACGGGGATGATGATCTTGGCATTATGGTTTCCTTTGAGGTGGTCTTTTCCTACGGTCATGCGATCACCGAGGCCATGGCGACCCTGCGCCGCCGCCTTCGGACAGAGATCGAGCGTATGACGGGCATGGTTGTACACGAAATTGACATTCTGGTCAAGAGTATTCACGTTGAGCGGGGAGCACGCACACACGCTCGGACGGCTGTATCCCCCTCCGGCTGA
- the fliJ gene encoding flagellar export protein FliJ — protein sequence MKKFKFQLETLLKVTRMKKEEAEVAFAKAVRQLEDARAYQHRLLEEMHRGQMDYENLSKEGTRIKIGTLMSFNRFFGWKRQQIEDQQQVILAASAERQKRLKVLMEQVRALKSIEKLKEKRLAEYKAEVLQEEQKMLDEIGLQLTMRNRELEEAV from the coding sequence ATGAAGAAATTCAAATTTCAGCTGGAGACGCTGCTCAAGGTGACGCGTATGAAGAAGGAGGAGGCGGAGGTCGCCTTTGCCAAAGCGGTGCGTCAGCTGGAGGATGCACGTGCCTATCAGCACCGCCTGCTTGAGGAGATGCACCGGGGGCAGATGGACTATGAGAATCTGTCCAAGGAAGGGACGCGCATCAAGATCGGGACGCTCATGAGCTTTAACCGCTTTTTTGGGTGGAAGCGTCAGCAGATCGAGGATCAGCAGCAGGTCATCCTTGCGGCGAGTGCGGAGCGGCAGAAGCGCCTCAAAGTACTCATGGAACAGGTGCGTGCGCTGAAAAGCATCGAGAAATTAAAGGAGAAACGCCTTGCCGAGTACAAGGCTGAGGTCTTGCAGGAGGAGCAGAAGATGCTCGACGAGATCGGACTGCAGCTGACCATGCGTAATCGGGAATTGGAGGAAGCAGTATGA